The genomic window TAAAGAGCAATTTGtacacaatatattttaaagttaaactacaaaaatgcatatttaaatgcaatgtattattttattttacttttccaCAATTTCATATTATAGCATGATGGccctttaatttttaatgtatataaACAGAAACAGGTGGTAGGTTGCGGTTAAGGTAACAGGAGAGCACCTTGATGAAGAAAGGCATGTAGCTGAGTTTGACACCCCGAGACTTCGCCAGGTCCTTCAGCTCCGAGCGTAACCGCACTAGCTGCGTCAGGTCGACCTCGTCACAGTAACCGAAGTGAGGAATTTTCAGAGCAGCAGTCATGGTCTTTACCATAGCCTTCTGGAAACCTGTGTTTATCACCATATACAAGAGATTTACACACATATTCAAGACAGCTAATCATAAACAGGTGAGTCAATGACAAATAAGAGCATCCATGATAAAGAAAAGACAATATCGTTTAAAAAAAGGTCTGTTCACTCCAAGGACAATAATTGTAACTATAAAGTTctaatattcattataattctatgagaataggaaagtccacaccacaactataatgacACAGAGGAACAATATTTTTGGAATcacttttaaaatgactttGAATGAAAAAAACTTTGACAGCCAATAAAAATTCACCTGAAGATCAAGCATTTTAAATTGGCATACGACATAACTGCAGTGTGTGCTTATAGTgtgtacagaaagtattcagacccccttaaatttttcactctttgttatattgcagccatttgctaaaatcatttaagttcatttttttccccattaatgtacacacagcaccccatattgacagaaaaacacagaattgttgacatttttgcagatttattaaaaaagaaaaactgaaatatcacatggtcctaagtattcagaccctttgctgtgacactcatatatttaactcaggtgctgtccatttcttctgatcatccttgagatggttctacatcTTCAtttgcctgaagagctcagagacagaattgtggcaaggcacagatctggccaaggttacaaaaaaattctgcagcacttaaggttcctaagagcacattggcctccataatccttaaatggaagacgtttgggacgaccagaacccttcctagagctggccgtccggccaaactgagctatcgggggagaagagccttggtgagagaggtaaagaagaacccaaagatcactgtggctgagctccagagatgcagtcgggagatgggagaaagttgtagaaagtcaaccatcactgcagccctccaccagtcggggctttatggcagattggcccgacggaagcctctcctcagtgcaagacacatgaaagcccacatggagtttgctaaaaaacacctgaaggactccaagatggtgagaaataagattctctggtctgatgagaccaagatagaattTTTTGACCTTAATTCTAAGCgttatgtgtggagaaaaccaggcactgctcatcacctgtccaatacagtcccaacagtgaagcatggtggtggcagcatcatgctgtgggggtgtttttcagctgcagggacaggacgactggttgcaatcgagggaaagatgaatgcggccaagcacagggatatcctggacgaaaactttctccagagtgctcaggacctcagactaggccgaaggtttaccttccaacaagacaatgaccctaagcacacagctaaaataacgaaggagtggcttcacaacaactctgtgactgcgattcatctgcgataggcgattcatctgcgataatgaacgcgatattgcgtagcttgtcagtgaactacggctctgtctattaaatgccgctccatttgaaagcaggtgatggcgatttagcggtaatcagggaaccagttttactgacgaaatgcgcgtgaaaatcgcatgcgatatatcgcccagccctacttaggaccatgtgatatttcagtttttcttttttaataaatctgcaaaaaatttcaacaattctgtgtttttctgtcaatatggggtgctgtgtgtacattaatgagttaaaaaaaatgaacttaaatgattttagcaaatggctgcaaaataacaaagagtgaaaaatttaagggggtctgaatactttccgtgcccactgtaaacaatataactATTATAATCATAGTTATctttatcattcttggtgtgaaagTAGATTTTGTATTTATGTAGGTTTCATAtggtttacaaaaaaaaaaacttttataccattttcaagaaaagtttttatttaatgacTCTGAAAATGTCCTGTGGTGTAACCAACAagtaaaaagtaatacatttccTTACATCagatatatacacattttattcatcattttcaaaaaagccttttaatatatatatatatatatatatatatatatatatatatatatatatattttttttttttttttttttaagttaaaaagtttgtttacaaatatcataaattgttatttaataattatcatTACATTTTTGGAAAGTCGCACGACATGACatttaagaaataataataaaagataatGGCTAGCAACTTATTTACAACTTTTTGGTGcccattattattttatttattattattaaacatcaTTGTAATCATGAATTTGCAtttatactatatttttgaataaTGAGGCAAAAAACTTAgtgtcatgtcattgacccatatacaaCAACATGAAACGCACTCAAACTCACTGTTCAGAGGCTCTGTCCTGTCTTTGCCAGAGAAGATGGGTAGCGGGATCGCCGGAGGTGCCATGATGGGCGTCTTCTCTTTGGAAGGGGTCTCTGCAGTGGAAATCACGGGTGTTGGGGTTTTCTCAACCTCATAAGGGAGGATGGCTCCTGTCTGCTTGGCTAAGAAACTGATAATGTCCTCTTTCAAAATACGGCCATCTTTCCCTGTCCCGACCACCTCACTTAGTTTAATCTGGTAGAGGACAGATTTAGAGATCAGGAACTATACAGAACTCAATAGAGCCACAATGATGGGGTGGTTACAGTCTGATGCCATACAAAATTACATTGTTCTCAATGGCCAGACGGCGTACTGCTGGTGTCGCCTGGGTTTTTTGGTCCTTGATTTCTCGATGTGGTTGCTTATGGGATATTGCTGGAGTCTCTACCACATCTTCCTCTGGGGCGTCCTCTGCAGGACAAATACAATTACTGCACAATGATAGAACTGCAGGACATTTCAAAGTGAATATCAAAAATATGATCCACAGCAGTGACTGACCCAGTGCTTTGTCCGTTTCGATGTCCACAAGAGGTGAACCAACATGTGCGATAGCATCTACGTCATAGTACAGCTTACGGATGACGCCATCATAGCGGCTCGTGATGGTGACGGACGCTTTGTCACTCTGGACCTCACAAATGCTGTCAAACTGGGAGACCCTGTCCCCTTTCTTGACATACCTGCATATAGACAAGTAAAACATCAGCATACATTTGTTTGGAATATTCacctttattaaatatttagcaTATGGGTTAAtcagtaaaattattattattattttacttatttatttttttgctatttGCTGATTGCTATACTAAATTCTTTTGCACCACTAATGTTTAGGTCATAACTAGGGAAGCTTATTTccgccacggaataaaaaaaaaaaaaagttaattgcgACTTATTCGTCTCACACTTCTGACTTTAttcctcgcaattgcaagtttaaatcttgcaattctgactttttgtctcagaattgtgagatataaactcgcaatagcgaaaaaagtcagaattgtgaggaaaaatgtttttaaaaaaagtttcttgcaattgcaagtttatatctcacaattctggcttcATTTCTCACAACTTCAAAACACATTTCTGAACCCGTCTTAAACACCTCAAATGATCTTATATTCTAACAGCAACTTTGGTGGCCCCACTGAAGCAAGTCTTCTATTAGGGACAAAAGTCAAGGTCAGATTAAAATCTATTCCAGTATGTTTACAAGACAAATACATGAACATACCACTCTTTTACTGTCACTTCCATTATGCCCTCTCCAATATCTGAGAGTTTGAACTGCAGCACCTGTCCAGAGGCCACTGAAAGTATAAACAAAAGTATACTGAAAGAGTCCAGTTTATTAAGACAGCAAAGACACAAACATAGAAGGGTCAGGGCTTGTATGTTGTACAAGCCGATATGCCTGGTTAAACATATGGGGATTTCATCTTTGCGGCACATACCATGGCTGGATCTGAAGCCTCTCCAGTGAATTGAAGTGAGGGGTGTGGAGATGTGAACAACAGGTGCTGGTCCAAGGGCCTGGAGCCTAGGACACTGCTGGAGGCGATGGAATACAACCCGGGGCTTTGATGTACAAGCAAGACAATCAAAAAATCTTTGCTCAGGATACAAAGGTGAGTTGACTAGTCCTGAAATAAATTTCCACTTGAACTAAgctacactatattgccaaaagttttgggatgcctgcctttacgtgcacatgaactttaatgacatccaattcttaatccgtagggtttaatatagAGTTGGCCCACCGTTTGCAgttataacagcttcaactctccCGGGAAGGCTTTCcgcaaggtttaggagtgtgttcatgggaatttttgaccattcttcaagaagcgcatttgtgaggtcaggcagtgatgttggcaagaaggcctggctcacagtctccgctctaattcatcccaaaggtgttctattgggttgaggtcaggatTCTGTGCAGgtcagtcaagttcctccacaccaaactcactcatccaggtctttatggaccttactttgtgcactggtgcacagtcatgttggaacaggaaggggccatccccaaactgttcccacaaagttgggagcaagaaattgtccaaaatgtctggtatgctgaagcattaagagttcctttcactggaactaagggggcCAAGCCCAAACCCTGAAAAATAActccacaccataatcccccctccactaAACTTTACACCtgacacaatgcagtcaggcaagtaccgttcttctggcaaccaccaaacccagactcgtccatcggattgccagacagagaagcatgattcttcactccagagaacaagtctccactgctctagagtccagtggcggcgtgctttacaccactacATCCgatgctttgcattgcacttggtgatgtaaggcttggatgcagctgctcggccatggaaacccattccataaAGCTCTCTACGctctgttcttgagctaatcagaaggccacatgaagtttggaggtctgtagttATTGACTccgcagaaagttggcgacttctgcgcactgtgcgcctcagcatgcgctgaccccgctctgtgattttacgtggcctaccacttcatggctgtgttgctgttgttcccaattgcttccactttgttatgataccactaagagttgactgtggaatatttagtagtgaggaaatttcacgaatggacttattgcacaggtggcaaccgaTCACGGTAACACGCTTGAATTcgctgagctcctgagagcgacccattctttcacaaatgtttgtagaagcagtctgcattcctaggtgcttgattttatacacctgtggccatggaagtgattggaacatctaaattaaatgatttggaggggtgtcccaatacttttggtgATATAGTGTATCTGTGATGAGTGGGTCAATGAAATGCAATAGCATTTCTGCAAGTGCTTTAACTAATACACTAAGCAGGTTTTTACACCAGGGATCAGTGAAGGTATACAAGGCAAATGTAAAATtgcatgacatttaatgacattcATGACCCTGGGTCTGTTTTGGTTGAATACTGATATGCAGTctttaaagtcacaatgaacAAAGTTGCAACAGTCTTTTGTTCCCTGCTTCTGTGACATATATCCAAGCGAAACTCGAACTTCTCGAACAAAAAAAAGTActgcaggacttgattttgtccatcaggaattgattggatcattacACTGTTGTGGCTTGCTATAGAACTTATTCACAGCAGcgccatttttgttttttaacggGAATGAAAGCGAGGCTGCGAGGGATAGACATACATCTCTTGAGTGGGTTGTACTATTAGTTATGTGTTTTTGGATTGTTCTGCCTACAAAAGACTGcaaaaaatatcttttaaagaaatttcaTTTGACAAACTCCAGACAACATGAGCTGTGGGAAATTATAAGTGATCTCGGAGCTTTATACAGCAGATGACACTGAACACAAGGTAAGTCAAACCCTCACAGCCTCGCTTTCATGCCTGTCATGGCGCTGCTCTGAATAAGGTCTATTGCTGTGATCTTAGCCCTtgcgccagtaaacacatcataagttgttttttttttgttttttttttttttttattaaagattatgagggcacatgtgacattaattaatttatatatatatatatatatatatatatatatatatatatatatatatatatatatgatgtgcATGGATGAACCTAAGAAatgctgcaatattccataaaaataaaataaagtagaaatgcccattttgatttcatggtgactttaatgaaTATACACTGACTATAACAGAGGACAGGACTGAACATTTCAGCAGTTCATTATATTTTCAAGTTGTGCATGTTCACTAAAAATGATTTGACTAGGAAACTCCAACACTGTGCGTCATATTCGTTTAATGAAAGCACAAATGTTGATAAACTCACCAGCCGTCTCAGTATTCTCAGAGAACTCCGCGCTGGTGTCATCGCCGCCATGATTGCCCAAGACTCTCACAGAGATGATAAACGCAGGAGATCTCACCAACATCCTTAAACTCAGCAGTATGAATAACCGGTTTATTGAGCGTATAACAGCAATAAATATAGCTTGTAATACATAAACAAGTAATATGTAACGATATAACCActtattttacataaatgtttgtttttcatgtaGAAATTGCGAACCCCAAGTGTTGTTATGTTGGTCATCTCTCATCTTTCGCATCCTCTTGTTTGTTACGCTTGTTGACGTCATGCTCACGCCTCCCTTAACTAGCCAATGGGTGTTTAGTTTCCTGAAGTATGTAAACATGATTTCgctgtatattaaaaaatatttgaatgaaaaaaaaatctgttgtgGTTACCCGTTAATAACTTTACTTTATGAATATTTAGAATAATAGATGCtgaatttaaaacttttttcctAACAATATTAATCCTTAAATCTTAATGTGTCAtttatgttgtagaataaaACGTGAAAGTCTATTTTGTTTACACACTTTTGTGGAAAAAAGGGTATAATTTATTAGAATACTAGAGTACTTATAATGAAATACAGTGCACTTCTTTTCACAAGGGttaaaaatgttgttgttgctgttttggtGTTCTTAAACCCCAAATCCCTGATTCAAACCACAGTGGGATTTCCGGGTTGTAGGTCAATTCATATCATGTTTgggaaatgtattaaattatttgataccataaaatatatatatatatatattttttttttttcagacctCTTCATACACTTTGAACTGCCTCTGACGTTATTTTTCATTCTCGTCATTTCTGAATACATCATGTTTAAAGCCAGCAGAAATTATAATATG from Megalobrama amblycephala isolate DHTTF-2021 linkage group LG17, ASM1881202v1, whole genome shotgun sequence includes these protein-coding regions:
- the LOC125251082 gene encoding lipoamide acyltransferase component of branched-chain alpha-keto acid dehydrogenase complex, mitochondrial-like; this translates as MAAMTPARSSLRILRRLPRVVFHRLQQCPRLQALGPAPVVHISTPLTSIHWRGFRSSHVASGQVLQFKLSDIGEGIMEVTVKEWYVKKGDRVSQFDSICEVQSDKASVTITSRYDGVIRKLYYDVDAIAHVGSPLVDIETDKALEDAPEEDVVETPAISHKQPHREIKDQKTQATPAVRRLAIENNIKLSEVVGTGKDGRILKEDIISFLAKQTGAILPYEVEKTPTPVISTAETPSKEKTPIMAPPAIPLPIFSGKDRTEPLNSFQKAMVKTMTAALKIPHFGYCDEVDLTQLVRLRSELKDLAKSRGVKLSYMPFFIKAASLGLLQFPVLNASVDEGCQNITFKASHNIGLAMDTPQGLLVPNVKSVQALSVFDIAVELNRLQALGSAGQLGTADLTGGTFTLSNIGSIGGTYAKPVILPREVAIGALGKSQVLPRFNSCDEIVKAYIMNVSWSADHRVIDGATMSRFSNLWRSYLENPASMVLDLK